A single Deinococcus reticulitermitis DNA region contains:
- a CDS encoding M24 family metallopeptidase has product MTVSAPSTPHNPLPAVQAALAATDLDGWLLYDFRHLNPHAARVLRISPDIFLTRRYFVWVPREGRAVVVHNHIEGGNWQAITREWATEAGPAELWAVGAHAELDAALRNVVTGKRLAMEYSPGGEVPPVSRVDAGTVERVRAAGAADIVSSADLLQSFLRWSGDDLAAHERAVAVLMRAKDKAFQLIHDRLRAGEPVTELEVQAGIMAEIGAAGMDAGHPVNVSFGVNAADSHYEPGEGKNATLQPGQCVLIDLWAQERGRPFADVTWVGYAQMPPARYLDAWAAVKGAREAALELLRDRWGQAQGWEADRAAREAMGAEWEAHFLHRTGHDLGVQIHGAGANLDDYETHDTRALTPGLAVTIEPGTYPTALGFGIRSEVNVFLSPDGPQVTTPAQAAPYVLGRGDWESVKQSAEG; this is encoded by the coding sequence ATGACCGTTTCCGCGCCCTCCACCCCACACAACCCTCTGCCCGCCGTCCAGGCTGCGCTCGCCGCGACCGATCTCGACGGCTGGCTGCTCTACGATTTCCGGCACCTCAATCCGCACGCCGCGCGGGTGCTCAGGATCTCGCCCGACATCTTCCTGACCCGGCGCTATTTCGTGTGGGTGCCGCGCGAGGGGCGCGCGGTGGTGGTCCACAACCACATCGAGGGCGGAAACTGGCAGGCGATCACGCGCGAGTGGGCGACCGAGGCCGGCCCCGCCGAGCTGTGGGCGGTGGGCGCCCACGCCGAACTCGACGCGGCGCTGCGGAACGTGGTGACGGGCAAACGCCTCGCGATGGAATACAGCCCGGGCGGTGAGGTGCCGCCGGTCAGCCGGGTGGACGCCGGCACCGTCGAGCGGGTGCGGGCGGCGGGCGCGGCGGACATCGTGAGCAGCGCCGATCTCCTTCAGAGCTTCCTACGCTGGTCTGGAGACGACCTCGCCGCGCACGAGCGGGCCGTGGCGGTGCTGATGCGCGCGAAAGACAAGGCCTTTCAGCTGATCCACGACCGCCTGCGCGCGGGCGAGCCGGTCACCGAGCTGGAGGTGCAGGCCGGCATCATGGCCGAGATCGGGGCGGCGGGGATGGACGCCGGGCACCCGGTCAACGTGAGCTTCGGGGTGAACGCCGCCGACAGCCACTACGAGCCGGGTGAGGGCAAGAATGCCACCTTGCAGCCCGGGCAATGCGTCCTGATCGACCTGTGGGCACAGGAAAGAGGCCGACCCTTTGCCGACGTGACCTGGGTGGGCTACGCGCAGATGCCGCCCGCGCGCTATCTCGATGCCTGGGCGGCGGTGAAGGGGGCGCGGGAAGCGGCGCTGGAACTGCTGCGGGACCGCTGGGGCCAGGCCCAGGGCTGGGAGGCCGACCGCGCGGCGCGGGAGGCGATGGGCGCCGAGTGGGAAGCCCACTTCCTGCACCGCACCGGGCACGACCTCGGCGTGCAGATCCACGGGGCGGGCGCCAACCTCGACGACTACGAGACGCATGACACCCGCGCCCTGACGCCGGGGCTCGCCGTTACCATCGAACCCGGCACCTACCCCACCGCGCTGGGCTTCGGCATCCGCAGCGAGGTCAACGTGTTCCTGAGCCCGGACGGCCCGCAGGTCACCACCCCCGCGCAGGCCGCGCCCTATGTGCTGGGGAGAGGCGACTGGGAGAGCGTGAAGCAGAGCGCCGAGGGCTGA
- the paaI gene encoding hydroxyphenylacetyl-CoA thioesterase PaaI codes for MSYAESLGMQVLQASPELTRVTLTVTGTGLNMHGTAHGGLIFSLADEAFAVISNLEAQAVAADTHMSFFRAARAGDCLIARATPERVGRTLATYRVEVRRVEEEDDEEGSELLALFTGTVARRERTG; via the coding sequence ATGAGCTACGCCGAGAGCCTGGGGATGCAGGTGCTGCAAGCCTCTCCCGAACTGACCCGGGTCACCCTCACCGTCACCGGCACCGGGCTGAATATGCACGGCACCGCGCACGGCGGCCTGATTTTCAGCCTCGCCGACGAGGCGTTCGCGGTGATCTCCAACCTGGAGGCGCAGGCGGTGGCCGCCGACACCCACATGAGCTTTTTTCGCGCCGCCCGTGCCGGGGACTGCCTCATCGCCCGCGCCACGCCCGAGCGGGTGGGCCGCACGCTCGCAACCTACCGAGTCGAGGTGCGGCGGGTGGAAGAAGAGGATGATGAGGAGGGGAGCGAACTTCTCGCGCTGTTTACTGGGACCGTGGCGCGGCGGGAGCGCACAGGCTGA
- a CDS encoding transglycosylase domain-containing protein translates to MWMMWGRTLPNVADLDVLEFSGQTRVYDRQDNLVGTLVPSLNSASGVNRELLGKGQISSWLQKAVVASEDRRFYQHGGVDPIGIARGLLKGLLQRDLEGGSSITQQVVKNTLLADLQGARTAERKFKEAILAYQVDRRFNKDQILNAYLNVIYWGDGGKRDIIGAGAAARAYFGKEAWQLNLAESAYLASIIPAPNRRYKDFTAYRPLMKVILDRMVTDGLVTQAQAQQAWVTPIYPAGWRIGWKDDGTVRSAVLERPTRLEENLTRLGQAPERNYRNQFYLQAVEKELLGHISRKALYGGGKIVTGMDLAAQQAAERASLNAQLPEGATLGIALVNPANGEVMALVGQKLTGSRPSDWNNATQGVRQVGSAVKPFLYTLAFEKGFKQSDTVLDSPIAGDYQPQNYSRTWTGVYVSMRYALNHSLNLPTVRIGQEVGMPALENKLRELGFTPPADAGLSLSIGTLEASPLQVASAYAAFANGGLLYPATLVRRMEDARGQALYVRPAPQPRRVWDRRVAWLGLDMLRGVVNDLSAAQGGLATRARIDGWEVGGKTGTTNDVKDLWFAGVTPLVSGAVWVGKQEGGAMPAWSYSGEVAAPIWQQAVSGALAGRQKASFQVPPGIVYRPMYGLSLALRAEEADVFPVAHDGSRREAPVRTEPEPAPSPEPAPQPVPVPPQPQPPQPQPPQPEPAPPSEPAPLPTEPPAPEGEGAQDDFPMAPFEPLPDPPPDDGSVTAEPLPDEFTPPDGSTDGLDSQNDFPPPDASDDAEGGFPWLPPELTPPPAP, encoded by the coding sequence ATGTGGATGATGTGGGGCCGCACGCTGCCCAACGTCGCCGACCTCGATGTCCTCGAATTCAGCGGGCAGACGCGGGTGTACGACCGTCAGGACAACCTCGTCGGCACGCTGGTCCCCAGCCTGAACAGCGCCAGCGGCGTCAACCGCGAACTGCTCGGCAAGGGCCAGATCAGCTCGTGGCTGCAAAAGGCGGTGGTGGCGAGCGAGGACCGGCGCTTTTACCAGCACGGCGGTGTGGACCCCATCGGGATCGCGCGCGGGCTCCTCAAGGGACTGCTCCAGCGAGACCTCGAAGGCGGCAGCTCGATCACCCAGCAGGTGGTGAAAAATACGCTGCTCGCCGACCTCCAGGGCGCGCGCACCGCCGAGCGCAAGTTCAAGGAGGCGATTCTCGCCTACCAGGTGGACCGGCGCTTCAACAAGGACCAGATCCTGAACGCCTACCTCAACGTCATTTATTGGGGCGACGGCGGCAAACGCGACATCATCGGGGCGGGGGCGGCGGCGCGGGCGTATTTCGGTAAGGAGGCGTGGCAGCTCAACCTCGCGGAAAGCGCCTACCTCGCGAGCATCATCCCGGCGCCCAACCGCCGCTACAAGGACTTCACCGCCTACCGCCCGCTGATGAAGGTGATTCTGGACCGCATGGTGACCGACGGCCTGGTCACGCAGGCCCAGGCGCAGCAGGCCTGGGTCACCCCGATCTACCCGGCAGGCTGGCGCATCGGCTGGAAAGATGACGGCACCGTGCGCAGCGCCGTGCTGGAGCGCCCCACGCGGCTGGAGGAGAACCTTACCCGGCTGGGACAGGCCCCCGAGCGCAACTACCGCAACCAGTTCTACCTGCAAGCGGTGGAAAAAGAGCTGCTCGGCCACATCAGCCGCAAGGCGCTCTACGGCGGCGGCAAGATCGTGACCGGCATGGACCTCGCCGCGCAGCAGGCCGCCGAGCGCGCGAGCCTGAACGCCCAGCTGCCTGAAGGGGCCACCCTCGGCATCGCCCTCGTGAATCCGGCCAACGGGGAAGTGATGGCGCTCGTCGGCCAGAAACTCACAGGCAGCCGCCCGAGCGACTGGAACAACGCGACCCAGGGCGTGCGGCAGGTGGGGAGCGCGGTGAAGCCCTTCCTGTACACCCTCGCCTTCGAGAAAGGCTTCAAACAGAGCGACACGGTGCTCGACTCGCCGATTGCCGGGGACTATCAGCCGCAGAACTACAGCCGCACCTGGACCGGCGTGTACGTCTCGATGCGCTACGCCCTCAACCACAGCCTCAACCTGCCCACCGTGCGGATCGGGCAGGAGGTGGGGATGCCGGCGCTGGAAAACAAGCTGCGCGAGCTCGGCTTCACGCCGCCCGCCGACGCGGGGCTGAGCCTGAGCATCGGCACGCTGGAGGCGAGTCCCCTTCAGGTGGCCTCGGCCTACGCGGCCTTTGCCAACGGCGGGCTGCTCTATCCGGCGACGCTCGTGCGGCGCATGGAGGACGCGCGCGGTCAGGCACTCTACGTGCGCCCCGCGCCGCAGCCGAGGCGGGTGTGGGACCGGCGGGTGGCGTGGCTGGGCCTCGACATGCTTCGCGGGGTGGTGAACGACCTCAGCGCCGCGCAGGGCGGGCTGGCGACCCGCGCCCGTATCGACGGCTGGGAGGTGGGTGGCAAGACCGGCACCACCAACGACGTCAAGGACCTGTGGTTCGCCGGGGTCACGCCCCTGGTCAGCGGCGCCGTCTGGGTCGGCAAGCAGGAGGGCGGCGCGATGCCGGCGTGGTCATACTCGGGCGAGGTCGCCGCGCCGATCTGGCAGCAGGCGGTCTCGGGCGCGCTCGCGGGTCGCCAGAAGGCGAGTTTCCAGGTGCCGCCCGGCATCGTCTACCGGCCCATGTACGGCCTGAGCCTCGCCCTGCGCGCGGAGGAAGCCGACGTGTTCCCGGTCGCCCACGACGGCAGCCGCCGCGAGGCTCCTGTCCGGACCGAACCGGAACCCGCGCCGTCGCCTGAACCTGCCCCGCAGCCGGTGCCTGTTCCGCCTCAACCGCAGCCCCCTCAACCGCAGCCGCCCCAACCCGAGCCGGCGCCCCCCAGCGAGCCGGCCCCGCTTCCGACCGAACCGCCTGCACCGGAGGGGGAGGGGGCGCAGGACGACTTCCCGATGGCCCCCTTCGAGCCTCTCCCCGATCCTCCGCCGGATGACGGGAGCGTCACGGCCGAGCCCCTGCCCGACGAGTTCACCCCGCCAGACGGGAGCACGGACGGCCTGGACTCCCAGAACGACTTCCCACCCCCCGATGCCTCAGACGACGCGGAGGGCGGGTTCCCCTGGCTGCCCCCGGAATTGACGCCGCCGCCAGCGCCCTGA
- a CDS encoding 4'-phosphopantetheinyl transferase superfamily protein, with protein MIIAIGHDLIEIERIRGLLAREGARVDRLFAPTELAYVARLADPAPSLAARFAAKEAFQKVWPRPHGWRDVWVERERTPGGPFPFAPPVLGFAPHIAAELRECGWAVHLTLTHTKEHASAVVVLEKL; from the coding sequence ATGATCATCGCCATTGGCCACGACCTGATCGAGATCGAGCGCATTCGGGGGCTCCTGGCACGGGAGGGCGCGCGGGTGGACAGGCTGTTCGCGCCGACCGAACTCGCCTACGTCGCCCGCCTCGCGGACCCGGCCCCCAGCCTCGCCGCCCGGTTCGCTGCGAAAGAAGCCTTCCAGAAGGTCTGGCCGCGCCCCCACGGCTGGCGCGACGTGTGGGTCGAGCGCGAGCGCACGCCGGGTGGGCCTTTTCCCTTCGCGCCGCCGGTTCTGGGCTTCGCGCCCCACATCGCCGCCGAGCTGCGCGAGTGCGGCTGGGCGGTCCACCTCACCCTGACGCATACCAAGGAGCACGCCTCAGCGGTGGTGGTGCTGGAGAAGCTCTGA
- a CDS encoding HepT-like ribonuclease domain-containing protein encodes MPPSPSLFPDLRLPTIARLLRDGEAQWRAVGVTRVRIFGSVARGEATAESDIDLLLDFAPGEERGLLHLMQVRELLEDLLGRRVDVVTEASLRPPLRSEILADAVDVLDVPASPRVTHREKRWRWRLFDLTAALDRMFEVTAPLTLDTFRREEWIQDAVLLGLVRLGETTKYVPQSVQDRTPQIPWAELRDIRNLIAHDYFSIDPALIWHTVREELPALRPLLQALAEDGDFE; translated from the coding sequence ATGCCCCCCTCGCCCTCTCTCTTTCCCGACCTGCGCCTGCCCACCATCGCGCGCCTTTTGCGTGACGGCGAGGCGCAGTGGCGGGCTGTGGGCGTCACGCGCGTCCGCATCTTCGGGTCGGTGGCGCGCGGGGAGGCGACGGCGGAGTCGGACATCGACCTGCTGCTCGACTTCGCGCCCGGGGAGGAGCGTGGGCTGCTGCACCTGATGCAGGTGCGGGAGCTGCTCGAAGACCTGCTCGGGCGCCGGGTGGACGTGGTGACGGAGGCGAGCCTGCGGCCCCCCCTCCGCAGCGAGATTCTGGCCGACGCGGTGGACGTGCTGGACGTGCCGGCCTCCCCACGTGTCACCCACCGCGAGAAGCGCTGGCGCTGGCGGCTCTTTGACCTGACGGCGGCCCTCGACCGGATGTTCGAGGTGACGGCGCCCTTGACCCTCGACACCTTCCGGCGTGAAGAATGGATTCAGGACGCGGTGCTGCTCGGGCTCGTGCGGCTCGGCGAGACGACCAAATACGTGCCTCAGAGCGTGCAGGACCGCACGCCGCAGATTCCCTGGGCAGAGCTGCGCGATATCCGGAACCTGATCGCCCACGACTACTTCAGCATCGACCCCGCGCTGATCTGGCACACGGTCCGGGAGGAGTTGCCGGCCCTGCGTCCCCTGCTGCAGGCCCTGGCGGAAGACGGAGACTTCGAGTAG
- a CDS encoding ankyrin repeat domain-containing protein: MRSARTPLMLCVAALWTAASAQLGPELRDAADTGNVVLIRELLAQGADVNEASSATGWTPLMLAVYKNRLEAARLLLDNGANARTRNQSGETALDLANRYSSIDPQLKALLQSALQGTYTRRPAQVVTVQPQRTTPPVAVSQRPAPATPAAVAQDPVVGPALPAATGVRPSPGRYRATVTNQQGQRITFTVNAAGELADVRWDGTYRCKSGRSLTEGYTAPGTLAVRNGVFNGALNEPRGRMWFGLTGNFTAPGKVSGMLRVAYAGGECDTYRMEFVATKV, translated from the coding sequence ATGCGCTCTGCCCGTACCCCCCTGATGTTGTGTGTCGCCGCCCTCTGGACCGCCGCCAGCGCACAACTCGGACCGGAACTCCGGGACGCGGCGGATACCGGCAATGTCGTCCTGATTCGCGAGCTGCTGGCCCAGGGAGCCGACGTGAACGAGGCCAGCAGCGCCACCGGCTGGACCCCATTGATGCTCGCCGTCTACAAGAACCGCCTGGAAGCCGCGCGGCTCCTGCTCGACAACGGCGCGAACGCGCGGACGCGCAACCAGAGCGGCGAGACGGCGCTCGACCTCGCCAACCGGTACAGCAGCATCGACCCGCAGCTCAAGGCCCTGCTTCAGAGCGCTCTGCAGGGCACCTATACCCGGCGGCCTGCCCAGGTGGTGACAGTCCAGCCCCAGAGGACCACCCCGCCGGTTGCCGTCTCCCAGCGGCCCGCGCCGGCCACACCAGCGGCGGTAGCCCAGGATCCCGTGGTGGGGCCTGCGCTTCCGGCGGCCACCGGGGTCCGGCCCTCCCCGGGCCGCTACCGGGCCACCGTGACCAACCAGCAGGGCCAGCGCATCACGTTCACGGTGAACGCCGCTGGAGAACTCGCGGACGTGCGCTGGGACGGCACGTACCGCTGCAAAAGTGGGCGCAGCCTGACAGAAGGCTACACGGCCCCCGGCACGCTGGCGGTCAGAAACGGCGTGTTCAACGGCGCGCTGAACGAGCCCAGGGGCCGGATGTGGTTCGGGCTGACGGGGAATTTTACGGCCCCCGGCAAGGTCTCCGGCATGCTGCGCGTCGCCTACGCGGGCGGCGAGTGCGACACCTACCGCATGGAGTTCGTCGCCACCAAAGTCTGA
- a CDS encoding BamA/TamA family outer membrane protein, producing MNAASASLVTAALLLGPLASAQTAPAAAPQSTTSQPPQTQTPQAQTVSEVVFVGFTVFEAAQLREALAGRVGVGAGQAATPAQLEDARSRLAASYPEVGFPFSPQVKLSTEATPQGLRVTFTADESAPISRVEVTGAASLSAAQVSTLFKSLADARRVTPASYEATLTALAKAYSDAGLAFRTEDVRARLEGTVLKVSVTEPLVAAVDLSALGEGVSAGALRTRGGQVLNTDAVNDDTRTLSNLLGRPVTWGAAPDAAGRLTVTFRPLESATAERVRQIEVSGNRSVSAADIAKVLRLQPGDVASPQLAQQDYYAIQKLYDSRGLVLVPSDDSLSFENGVLTFRLREAQIAGYVLNWQGDKPLLREDVALRQLPAVGSVFTRDSLRAGLFSLQSFDNVQITGQSSRALDPANPERLTFVLDLGPRPRSVPISADVSYAPQEGLGASVGYGTNNFLGTGNGLSVTFGAGGSDVNDRFSGSVNYTVPWIQADFLDFRARPTSLSLGAWSNVSGNNTLLIKGEDGVATAEDTGRQYSVRSTGASVGLGRDLSRNVSATAGVSVAQRRLTLEPYKAGDSAAVTGENRTTYQDDAAARAELPADSTTALTTLGLRFDNPNGAVPTFGARLNTTLGYGFGLQDGGTTRLSWGQIEAGGSAYQGFGRTLEDGTRQDVLAARVNAGTIVGQGGESNLFRVGGGSPNPAYELRGLPNTAYGTSYLTTSAEVRHNFGVKLGGVVQGIYGLAFVDAGDAWTPGNNANNFGLNVGYGVGAQVNTSLLNVQFAYGLNSSGSGKFTLRLGNFW from the coding sequence ATGAACGCTGCCTCCGCTTCCCTCGTGACCGCCGCGCTGCTGCTGGGGCCGCTCGCTTCCGCCCAGACGGCGCCCGCCGCTGCCCCTCAGTCCACCACCTCCCAGCCCCCACAAACGCAGACCCCGCAGGCCCAGACGGTCAGCGAAGTTGTGTTCGTGGGCTTCACGGTCTTCGAGGCCGCGCAGCTGCGCGAGGCCCTCGCCGGGCGGGTCGGCGTGGGGGCGGGCCAGGCGGCGACTCCGGCCCAGCTCGAAGACGCGCGCAGCCGCCTCGCCGCCTCCTACCCGGAAGTGGGGTTTCCCTTCTCGCCGCAGGTGAAGCTGAGTACTGAGGCGACGCCCCAGGGCCTCCGGGTCACCTTCACGGCGGACGAGTCGGCGCCGATCAGCCGGGTGGAGGTGACGGGGGCGGCGTCCCTGAGCGCGGCGCAGGTCAGTACCCTCTTCAAGTCGCTCGCCGACGCGCGCCGGGTCACGCCCGCGAGCTACGAGGCGACCCTGACCGCGCTCGCCAAGGCCTACAGCGACGCGGGGTTGGCCTTCCGGACCGAGGACGTGCGCGCGAGGCTCGAAGGCACGGTGCTGAAGGTGAGCGTCACCGAGCCGCTCGTCGCAGCGGTGGACCTGAGCGCCCTCGGCGAAGGGGTGAGCGCCGGAGCGCTGCGCACGCGCGGCGGACAGGTGCTGAACACCGACGCCGTGAACGACGATACCCGCACCCTGAGCAACCTGCTCGGGCGGCCCGTGACCTGGGGCGCGGCGCCCGACGCCGCCGGGCGGCTCACCGTCACCTTCCGTCCGCTGGAGAGCGCGACGGCCGAGCGCGTCCGGCAGATCGAGGTCTCGGGCAACCGCAGCGTGAGCGCCGCCGACATCGCCAAGGTGTTGCGCCTGCAACCGGGCGACGTAGCGTCGCCGCAGCTCGCGCAGCAGGACTACTACGCGATCCAGAAGCTCTACGACTCGCGCGGGCTCGTGCTCGTGCCCTCCGACGACTCGCTGAGCTTCGAGAACGGCGTGCTCACCTTCCGGCTGCGTGAGGCCCAGATCGCCGGTTACGTCCTGAACTGGCAAGGCGACAAACCGCTGTTGCGTGAGGACGTAGCACTCCGCCAGCTGCCGGCGGTGGGTTCGGTGTTCACCCGCGACAGCCTGCGCGCCGGTCTGTTCTCCCTCCAGAGCTTCGACAATGTGCAGATCACCGGCCAGAGCAGCCGGGCGCTCGACCCGGCCAACCCCGAGCGCCTGACCTTCGTTCTCGACCTCGGGCCGCGCCCGCGCAGCGTGCCGATCAGCGCCGACGTGTCCTACGCGCCGCAGGAGGGCCTCGGCGCGAGCGTGGGCTACGGCACCAACAACTTCCTCGGCACCGGCAACGGCCTGTCGGTGACTTTCGGCGCGGGCGGCAGCGACGTGAACGACCGTTTCAGCGGCTCGGTGAACTACACGGTCCCCTGGATTCAGGCCGACTTCCTCGACTTCCGCGCGCGCCCGACCAGCCTGAGCCTCGGCGCCTGGAGCAACGTGAGCGGCAACAACACGCTGCTGATCAAGGGCGAGGACGGCGTGGCGACCGCCGAGGACACGGGCCGGCAGTACTCGGTGCGCTCGACCGGCGCGAGCGTGGGACTCGGGCGCGACCTCTCGCGCAACGTGAGTGCGACGGCGGGCGTGTCGGTGGCGCAGAGGCGCCTGACGCTCGAACCCTACAAGGCGGGCGACTCGGCGGCGGTGACGGGCGAGAACCGCACGACCTACCAGGACGACGCGGCGGCGCGCGCCGAACTCCCCGCCGACAGCACCACGGCGCTCACCACGCTCGGGCTGCGCTTCGACAACCCGAACGGCGCGGTGCCCACCTTCGGCGCCCGGCTGAACACCACGCTCGGCTACGGCTTCGGGCTTCAGGACGGCGGCACCACCCGGCTCTCGTGGGGCCAGATCGAGGCCGGCGGCAGCGCCTACCAGGGCTTCGGGCGCACGCTGGAGGACGGCACCCGCCAGGACGTGCTCGCCGCGCGTGTCAACGCCGGGACCATCGTGGGTCAGGGCGGCGAGAGCAACCTCTTCCGCGTCGGGGGCGGCTCGCCCAACCCTGCCTACGAGCTGCGCGGCCTTCCCAATACGGCCTACGGCACGAGCTACCTCACCACCAGCGCCGAGGTGCGCCACAACTTCGGCGTCAAGCTCGGGGGCGTCGTGCAGGGCATCTACGGCCTCGCCTTCGTGGACGCGGGCGACGCCTGGACACCGGGCAACAATGCCAACAATTTCGGCCTCAATGTCGGCTACGGCGTCGGCGCGCAGGTGAACACCAGCCTGCTCAACGTGCAGTTTGCCTACGGCCTGAACTCCTCGGGCAGCGGCAAGTTCACGCTGCGGCTCGGCAACTTCTGGTAA
- a CDS encoding aldo/keto reductase yields the protein MSLLAPGTPRLGLGLAALGRPGYINLGHGQDLGVRKDVDTMRAHTWAMLDAAWDAGLRYFDAARSYGRAEEFLGGWRRARGHEPVIGSKWGYTYVAEWRTDAPVHEAKDHSLGTLERQWPETLAALGRAPDLYLIHSATLETGVLNDERVLARLAELRAAGVRTGLSTSGPGQAATLRRALAARVDGVCPFGAVQATWNLLEPSAGDALAEAHAEGWTVVVKEGVANGRLSARGLSGQGDVPPALAGLAREWGVTPDAVALAAALAQPWADVVLSGASTAEQLRENLRALGVPGGADWPDLAQSAAEYWQTRAALPWQ from the coding sequence GTGAGCCTCCTTGCGCCGGGGACGCCCCGCCTCGGCCTCGGGCTCGCCGCGCTCGGGCGCCCCGGCTACATCAACCTCGGGCATGGCCAGGACCTCGGCGTGCGCAAGGATGTGGACACGATGCGCGCCCACACCTGGGCCATGCTTGACGCCGCCTGGGACGCGGGCCTGCGTTATTTCGATGCCGCGCGCAGCTACGGCCGGGCCGAGGAGTTTCTAGGCGGCTGGCGCCGGGCGCGCGGGCACGAGCCCGTCATCGGCAGCAAGTGGGGCTACACCTATGTCGCGGAGTGGCGCACCGACGCCCCGGTCCACGAGGCCAAGGACCACTCGCTCGGCACGCTGGAGCGGCAGTGGCCCGAGACGCTCGCGGCGCTGGGCCGGGCGCCCGACCTCTACCTGATCCACTCGGCGACGCTGGAGACTGGCGTGCTGAACGATGAACGGGTGCTTGCCCGACTCGCGGAGTTGCGTGCAGCGGGCGTGCGGACCGGGCTGTCCACCAGCGGGCCGGGGCAGGCGGCCACCCTGCGCCGGGCGCTCGCGGCGCGGGTGGACGGGGTGTGTCCCTTCGGCGCGGTGCAGGCGACCTGGAACCTGCTCGAACCGTCGGCGGGGGACGCGCTCGCCGAGGCACACGCGGAGGGATGGACCGTGGTGGTCAAGGAGGGCGTCGCCAATGGCCGCCTGAGCGCGCGCGGCCTGAGCGGACAGGGCGACGTCCCGCCGGCCCTCGCTGGGCTCGCCCGGGAATGGGGGGTCACGCCGGACGCGGTGGCCCTGGCCGCCGCCCTCGCGCAGCCGTGGGCCGACGTGGTCCTGAGCGGCGCGAGCACGGCGGAGCAGCTGCGCGAAAATCTGCGGGCGCTTGGAGTGCCGGGGGGCGCCGATTGGCCGGACCTCGCCCAGTCCGCCGCCGAGTACTGGCAGACCCGCGCGGCGCTGCCCTGGCAGTAA